In one window of uncultured Acetobacteroides sp. DNA:
- a CDS encoding NAD(P)H-dependent oxidoreductase subunit E, whose protein sequence is MTHIEELVRELVDKHGTQRSSLMAVLQEIVGHERYLSEEAMLTVAREFNISAADVFGTASFYTFLDTVPRGRNIIRVCKTITCHMKGKDQLIAALEEALDTHIGGTTADGQFTLLTANCLGWCHKGPVMLVNNDVYPAVTPESAIAIISKYRP, encoded by the coding sequence ATGACGCACATCGAAGAACTCGTTCGCGAACTCGTAGACAAGCATGGCACGCAGCGCAGCAGCCTGATGGCGGTGCTCCAGGAAATCGTTGGGCACGAGCGCTACCTGAGCGAGGAGGCCATGCTGACCGTAGCCCGCGAGTTCAACATCTCGGCCGCCGACGTATTTGGCACCGCCTCCTTCTACACCTTCCTCGATACGGTACCCCGGGGCCGCAACATCATCCGCGTATGCAAGACCATCACCTGCCACATGAAGGGCAAGGACCAGCTGATTGCGGCGCTCGAGGAGGCCCTCGACACGCACATTGGAGGTACCACCGCCGACGGGCAGTTTACCCTGCTAACGGCCAACTGCCTTGGCTGGTGCCACAAGGGCCCGGTGATGCTCGTCAACAACGACGTTTACCCGGCCGTAACGCCCGAGTCGGCCATAGCCATCATCAGCAAGTATCGACCCTAA
- a CDS encoding DUF6261 family protein: protein MKQQLGTSGMNTSELYEYTSQTLSVARQHGPLLVSKSPLYLAVEAKFNKYDEGFKKDDKSMLTDPILALDADRDRVVKWLYYTVMGLSFSSNATSVEAATLLLSKLDTYGLDLIRSAYSEESAMIKGLLNDFKQPDYAAAVAKAGVQPILDELQSVQTSFDKLFEQRREATQERLDIDAASIARKELEAAIRGFRTLVAGMAMAEPTSEWGKVNDLLLQLDAEYAKKLRTRATLLAKQKKDSEKK from the coding sequence ATGAAACAGCAACTGGGCACCAGCGGCATGAACACCTCGGAACTCTACGAGTACACCTCGCAGACGCTGAGCGTTGCCCGCCAGCATGGGCCTCTTCTGGTTTCGAAGTCGCCGCTCTACCTAGCCGTAGAGGCGAAGTTCAACAAGTACGACGAAGGCTTCAAGAAGGACGACAAGAGCATGCTCACCGATCCGATCTTGGCCTTGGATGCCGACCGCGATAGGGTGGTAAAGTGGCTTTACTACACCGTTATGGGCCTATCGTTCTCTTCTAATGCAACGTCGGTGGAGGCGGCAACGCTTCTGCTCTCGAAGCTCGACACCTACGGATTGGACCTGATTCGGAGCGCCTACAGCGAAGAATCGGCCATGATTAAGGGGCTACTCAACGATTTCAAGCAGCCAGACTATGCGGCGGCGGTGGCGAAAGCTGGCGTGCAGCCCATTCTGGACGAGCTGCAATCGGTACAGACCAGCTTCGACAAGCTCTTCGAGCAGCGCCGCGAGGCCACCCAGGAGCGGCTCGACATCGATGCGGCCAGCATCGCCCGCAAGGAGCTCGAAGCGGCCATTCGCGGCTTCCGTACGCTGGTTGCCGGCATGGCCATGGCCGAACCCACCTCGGAGTGGGGCAAGGTTAACGACCTGCTCCTCCAGCTCGACGCCGAGTACGCCAAAAAGCTACGCACCAGGGCCACCCTTCTCGCCAAGCAGAAGAAGGATTCCGAAAAGAAGTAG
- a CDS encoding NADH-ubiquinone oxidoreductase-F iron-sulfur binding region domain-containing protein codes for MESKNLKKVDLIFLDTPYADIVQTLQRAVQKTPDELILEVIDSGLRGRGGAGFPTGLKWRFAKTEDSTVKYVVCNADEGEPGTFKDREILQTVPYKVLTGMAICGYAIGAHQGYIYLRGEYNFLLPELLKHVQIFNKTLEELELGFSVGVKSGSGAYICGEETALFESMEGKRGEPRNKPPYPTQWGFDSKPTVINNVETLVYVTMIARLGAEQFRKMGTKDSSGSKVFSVSGDTPIAGIYELELGMPLDEFVAEFGDGDTKAVQVGGASGHCVPRKLFADTIIGFEGIPTGGSMMVFNSTRSMYNVLHDYLEFFCEESCGQCTPCRVGCQQLLKGIEAVKRGERKPEYLDDLKKLAATMKIASKCGLGQSVANPFNSIVDNFREEIIY; via the coding sequence ATGGAATCGAAGAATCTGAAAAAGGTTGACCTGATATTTCTCGACACCCCCTACGCCGACATCGTTCAGACGCTGCAGCGCGCCGTCCAGAAAACGCCCGACGAGCTCATCCTCGAGGTGATCGACTCCGGCCTGCGCGGGCGCGGAGGCGCAGGCTTCCCCACCGGGCTGAAGTGGCGCTTCGCCAAAACCGAGGATAGCACCGTCAAGTACGTGGTGTGCAACGCCGACGAGGGCGAACCCGGAACCTTTAAGGATCGCGAGATCCTGCAAACCGTCCCCTATAAGGTGCTCACCGGGATGGCCATCTGCGGGTACGCCATCGGCGCGCACCAGGGGTACATCTACCTGCGGGGCGAGTACAACTTTCTGCTGCCCGAGCTGCTGAAGCACGTCCAAATCTTTAACAAGACGCTCGAGGAGCTCGAGCTGGGCTTTTCCGTTGGCGTAAAGAGCGGCAGCGGCGCCTACATCTGCGGCGAGGAGACCGCCCTGTTCGAGAGCATGGAGGGTAAGCGCGGCGAGCCCCGCAACAAGCCACCCTACCCCACTCAGTGGGGCTTCGACAGCAAGCCAACGGTAATCAACAACGTGGAGACGCTGGTGTACGTCACCATGATTGCCCGCCTTGGCGCCGAGCAGTTCCGCAAGATGGGCACCAAAGACTCCTCGGGGTCGAAGGTATTCTCCGTTTCGGGCGACACCCCCATCGCCGGCATCTACGAGCTGGAGCTGGGCATGCCGCTCGACGAGTTCGTTGCCGAGTTTGGCGATGGCGACACCAAGGCCGTTCAGGTTGGAGGCGCCTCGGGGCACTGCGTACCGCGCAAGCTGTTTGCCGATACCATAATTGGCTTTGAGGGGATACCCACCGGGGGCTCCATGATGGTCTTCAACTCCACCCGCTCGATGTACAACGTGCTGCACGACTACCTCGAGTTCTTCTGCGAGGAATCGTGCGGGCAGTGCACACCCTGCCGCGTGGGCTGCCAGCAGCTGCTCAAGGGCATCGAAGCCGTAAAGCGCGGCGAGCGCAAGCCCGAGTACCTTGACGATCTGAAGAAGCTGGCCGCCACCATGAAGATTGCCTCCAAGTGCGGCCTCGGACAGTCGGTAGCCAACCCCTTCAACTCCATCGTCGACAACTTCCGCGAGGAGATCATCTACTAA